In Planktothrix sp. FACHB-1365, the sequence AGTTTTCCATTGTTACTGCTGAAAAAGCTAGGGGGGTTTCTATTGACCCGATGGTTTTGTCTAATTTCCAGTCTCCTCCTAGGGTCGCATTGCCAGTTTTTCGGCTGGATGCTGCTATGTTGGCCCCCATAATTTGATTCAGGTGCTGGATGAATTTTTCTCCTATTTTTCCGGCTGCTACTTCACACCCATAAACCAAAATATCGGCGGTTTTTGTTAGGGCTTTTCCCCACTGCTGAAGTGGGTTTCTAAAACAATCTAAATTTTCCCGTTTTAGGAGGTCTGAACCGAGTTGTAAACAACCTGGACTTCCGTGAGAAACGATATGTAGGGCTTGAATTTTTGATAAGCCTTTGAGTGCTTGTGTGATCTGTTTTACCCCACTTTGGTCTGGGTCTAAAATCACGATTTCTGCGTTTTTGTTGGCTCCTTCTATTAGGCTTGGGTAGTTGTCGATAGAGGAGTCAATGAAAATAATTTGTTTTTTCATTGTTTTCTATTCAGTTTATTAATTAATGGCTAAAGGATTCTGATAAGTAGTTGCCGGGAGACCGTACTCCCTTGAAGGGATGAACGGGAAGGACGATCTCTGTTGGCCCGATGTACAATTTTTCCTCGGTTTAAACAGTACAATCGGGGAAATTGCTTTTGGGTATATTTGGAGAACGTCTTAATTTAACGTTAATAACTTTAGTATAACCGATTAATTATGTGTTGAATACCGTAGAATTACTGAAATTTTTTCATGAGGTTTTTGGCCCAAAATTATATCGGTGAAAATCTGGATAGGGGAGCAACGGGACTCCTGTTTAAATGTTGGCTACTCATCCGTCCTAGTAGAGACGTTGTATGCAAGGTCTCTACAGGAGATTTAGGAGATTATTTTTAGTATCAATTTTAGGATTTTATATAAGATTGATTATTGCAACAACACTCTAAAAATCGCATTGGAATCTCAATTTTATCTCCCCAATGGAGATGTAAATAAGACCCATGAACGTTAGGGAGATTTCCCCATCCTTCTAAAATTAAAGTATTATTTTCTACTGAGAAAAAACGCTGCAT encodes:
- a CDS encoding DUF4347 domain-containing protein, translated to MKKQIIFIDSSIDNYPSLIEGANKNAEIVILDPDQSGVKQITQALKGLSKIQALHIVSHGSPGCLQLGSDLLKRENLDCFRNPLQQWGKALTKTADILVYGCEVAAGKIGEKFIQHLNQIMGANIAASSRKTGNATLGGDWKLDKTIGSIETPLAFSAVTMEN